The Niallia alba genome includes a window with the following:
- a CDS encoding helicase-related protein produces the protein MINQILKTQYDKAVQQTKMHIIKDVNKYLENKESLPTFAQYMADRKVYIEQIWLNTWLNIATSYIKYAEKKQYLTNKGLDISYLSKKQINRLFRSEIRDVGAFSYEEWLTKKLGEDKENWKNKYRKQRVAYVEKVEEQKDMETKRKYTVKFSYYIEQLIEKHYEELFLYIRYLTGSNIALEIDRNGIILSSMELTFEEYLSNEMNMPYNQFYFLEDRTEAYENLILQHLIDFFPTWVKDRLPTRIKEEYTEVYSHSLTNSSLLEASMPLLQEVTVEFLEDLLPEYVIDLEKLLDIPFDMEIHKEIMEKDRQRKAQKEAEDREEQRRRKEEEARMIEDIFGREYYPPTNIDVKYVLHTGETNTGKTFQAINRMMEASSGLYLAPLRLLALEIYEKLNQQGIPCSLKTGEEEKLVLNAQHQSSTVEMFHEKNYYEVIVIDEAQMIADRERGFSWYRAITKANANEVHIIASLHAKNMILQLLGDTNVEVHEYRRETPLQVENDLFQLSHTRKGDALVCFSRRNVLETASELQRRGWQVSVIYGSMPPEARKKQMERFIKGETKVIVSTDAIGMGLNLPIRRIVFLENDKFDGIRRRMLTSQEVKQIAGRAGRKGIYDIGRVAFTSDRKKMKYLLEKKDTDLFGFTIAPTSAVLERFQKYSNNLGLFFYLWGHFKSPEGTKKASLAEEMLLYEMIMDTMVEARMSLYDLFSFLKLPFATSESSLRVQWKTNMEAIVENRDLPEPKIKQDSLEELELAYKSIGLHLLFLYRLERRTEAYYWEKVRLELSDQINEQLKKGIKGKRRIKRCKVCGKELSAKSKFSVCNECFYKK, from the coding sequence ATGATAAATCAAATATTAAAAACCCAGTATGATAAAGCGGTTCAACAAACAAAAATGCATATTATAAAGGATGTAAATAAGTATTTAGAAAACAAAGAAAGTCTACCGACATTTGCACAGTATATGGCAGATCGGAAAGTTTATATAGAGCAAATTTGGTTAAACACATGGCTTAATATAGCAACTAGTTATATAAAGTACGCTGAAAAGAAACAATATCTTACAAATAAAGGATTGGATATTAGCTACCTTAGTAAAAAGCAGATCAATCGATTATTTCGAAGTGAAATACGAGATGTTGGCGCATTTTCTTATGAAGAGTGGCTGACAAAAAAGTTAGGGGAAGATAAGGAAAACTGGAAAAACAAATATAGAAAGCAACGAGTAGCATATGTAGAAAAAGTGGAAGAACAGAAAGACATGGAAACAAAGCGTAAATATACAGTGAAGTTTTCTTATTATATCGAACAATTGATAGAGAAACATTATGAGGAACTGTTTCTTTATATTCGCTATTTAACTGGAAGTAATATTGCGCTTGAGATAGACAGAAATGGTATTATTTTATCTTCCATGGAGTTAACCTTTGAAGAATATTTATCGAATGAAATGAATATGCCTTATAATCAATTTTATTTTTTAGAGGATCGGACAGAGGCATATGAAAATCTAATCCTTCAACATCTAATCGATTTTTTTCCTACTTGGGTAAAAGACAGATTGCCAACTCGTATAAAGGAAGAATATACGGAAGTATATAGTCATTCCTTAACCAATTCTTCTTTGCTTGAAGCAAGTATGCCGTTACTTCAAGAAGTGACAGTAGAATTTTTAGAGGATTTGTTGCCTGAATACGTAATAGATTTGGAAAAATTATTGGACATTCCTTTTGATATGGAGATTCATAAAGAGATTATGGAAAAAGATAGACAAAGGAAGGCGCAAAAGGAAGCAGAGGATCGGGAAGAGCAAAGACGTCGCAAAGAAGAAGAAGCTAGAATGATTGAGGATATATTTGGTAGGGAATATTATCCTCCAACCAATATAGATGTTAAATATGTACTTCATACAGGGGAGACAAATACTGGTAAAACTTTTCAGGCTATTAACCGGATGATGGAAGCTAGTAGTGGTTTATATTTGGCACCATTAAGATTATTAGCACTAGAAATTTATGAGAAACTAAATCAGCAAGGGATTCCTTGTTCCCTTAAAACAGGAGAAGAAGAAAAGCTTGTTCTTAATGCACAGCACCAATCAAGTACGGTGGAAATGTTTCATGAAAAAAACTATTACGAAGTGATCGTTATTGATGAAGCCCAAATGATTGCAGATAGGGAAAGAGGATTCTCCTGGTACCGGGCTATTACGAAAGCAAATGCGAATGAGGTTCATATTATCGCAAGTCTTCATGCAAAAAACATGATTTTACAGCTATTAGGCGATACAAATGTAGAGGTTCATGAGTATCGAAGAGAGACACCACTACAGGTAGAAAATGATTTATTCCAGCTCAGCCATACGAGAAAAGGAGATGCCCTTGTTTGCTTTTCAAGAAGGAACGTATTAGAAACAGCTTCCGAGCTACAAAGAAGGGGCTGGCAAGTCAGTGTTATCTATGGAAGTATGCCCCCGGAAGCAAGGAAAAAACAAATGGAGCGTTTTATTAAGGGAGAAACGAAAGTTATTGTTTCGACAGATGCGATTGGGATGGGGCTGAATTTGCCAATAAGGAGAATCGTTTTCTTAGAAAATGACAAATTTGATGGTATTAGAAGAAGAATGTTAACCTCTCAGGAAGTTAAGCAGATTGCAGGAAGAGCAGGAAGAAAGGGAATTTATGATATTGGGCGAGTTGCTTTTACAAGTGATCGTAAAAAGATGAAATATTTATTAGAAAAAAAGGATACGGACCTTTTTGGATTTACAATAGCGCCTACAAGTGCCGTTTTAGAAAGATTTCAAAAGTATTCCAATAATCTCGGCTTGTTCTTTTATCTATGGGGACATTTTAAAAGCCCTGAGGGAACGAAAAAGGCATCTTTAGCAGAGGAAATGCTGCTATATGAAATGATTATGGATACGATGGTCGAAGCGAGAATGTCCTTATATGATTTATTTAGTTTTTTGAAGCTCCCGTTTGCAACAAGTGAAAGTTCATTACGAGTCCAGTGGAAAACGAATATGGAAGCAATTGTTGAAAACAGGGATTTACCAGAACCAAAAATAAAGCAGGATAGCTTAGAGGAGTTAGAGCTTGCTTATAAATCTATCGGGCTTCATTTATTATTCTTATATCGATTAGAAAGAAGAACAGAAGCCTATTATTGGGAAAAGGTTAGATTGGAATTGAGTGATCAAATTAATGAGCAACTAAAGAAAGGGATAAAAGGAAAGAGACGGATAAAGAGATGTAAAGTATGTGGAAAAGAATTATCCGCCAAAAGTAAATTTTCAGTGTGTAATGAATGTTTTTACAAAAAATAA